Within the Desulfotignum phosphitoxidans DSM 13687 genome, the region AAAGTATCGCTGCTGGCCGGTATCATTCTGGCCACACCCGTATTGTTCTATCAGTTCTGGATGTTTATAGCCCCCGGACTGTACCGGACTGAAAAAAAATATATGCTTCCCGTGGTCATTTTATCCCTGTTTTTTTTCGTGCTCGGGTCTTCATTTGGATATTTCATTGTATTTCCCTATGGGTTTCAGTTTTTTCTGGGATTTGCCACGGATACCATCCAGGCCATGCCCTCCATGAAAGAATACCTGTCCTTTGCATCCAAGATGCTGCTGGCTTTTGGGTTCGTGTTTGAACTGCCCCTGGTTCTCACCTTTATGGCACGCATGGGGCTGGTGACAGTGCCTTTTTTGAAAAAAAACAGAAAATACGCGTTGCTTTTGTTTTTTGTCGGCGCCGCCCTGATCACCCCGCCGGATGTCATTACTCAGATAATGATGGCTCTGCCGCTGATGGTGTTGTATGAAATCAGTATTATCGGTGCCCGGATTTTCGGAAGAAAACCCATCGGAACCCCGGATGAAACCGATGAAACCGATGAAGAAAAACAAACGCCGACTGACGATTGAAAGACATGAACCCGCCGGATTTCTTATTGACTTTGGCACAGGCTTATGTCTAAAATCAGCCCATATATGAAACGGACCGATGCTTGGAACAAGCACCGGAAACTATAAATTGAAACCAATAAGGAGAAAACGTGCTATGAAGAGTAAAACGATCACGCTTCTACTGACAGCCGCTATCATTGCGATTTTTGCCGCAACAGGTATCCAGGCCGGCACTGAAGTGGAAGACACCTTTGAAATCTCAACACCCGGATATGATGACGTCAACCGCAAAAAAGGGCCGCCTCAGTTTAAACTGGTGACCTTTACCCATAAAAAACACACGGAAGATTACAACATCTCCTGCGGCGAATGTCATCATGATGAGACGGGAACGCCGTTGTCCGACCTCAAAATGGGAGATGAGGTGCATCCCTGTTATGAGTGCCACAATATTTTTGAAAAAGACAAAGACAACCGGAATGACATCATGGTTCATGAAAATGCCATGCACGGCAACTGCAGAGAATGTCACAAACAAGTCAATATCGATGCCGGGGATCCCAAAGGACGGAAAGGTCCGGCACCGACCTCCTGCACCCAGTGCCATGAAAAAGCCTGATCTTCAGGCAAACACCCGCCCGCAAAACTGAATTCCATCAGTTGAAACATAAAGGCGGCCTTGTTATGAAAACAAGGCCGCCTTTTAAAATTCTCACAAACGGTTCGATTGGCTCAAAACGTCAGCACCCGGTTATCGATCAACCGGGTTTTCCCCACCCATACGGCCATGGCCATCAGCGTTTCTTTCTGAATCAAAGCCACATCTTCCAGAGTTTCAGGATCACACAAAGACAGATAATCCACACGCATGTCCGAACCCGTGGCCAGGATATCGCCGGCCAGATCCAGCACTTTTCCGGCATCCCGCTCTCCGTTTTTCACTGCGTTTTCCGCAGTTTCCAGACACCGGGACAGCAGCAGCGCATGGGGGCGCTGGGCCGGGGTCAGGTATTTGTTTCTTGAGCTCATGGCCAGGCCATCCGGCTCCCGCACAATGGGTACTCCCACGATATCAATCCCCATATTCAAATCAGTCACCATCCGCCGGATCACGGTCAGCTGCTGAAAATCCTTTTCCCCGAACACGGCCGTGTGGGGTCTGACAATATTGAACAGTTTGGTTACCACGGTGGCCACCCCTTTGAAAAAACCGGGCCGGGAAAGCCCGCACAGATGAAAGGGCAGATTTTCCAGGGTGACATATGTCTCAAATCCCGGTGGATACATCTGTTCGTCCGTCGGGGTAAACACAGCAGACACCCCGATTTTCCGGCATTTTTCCAAATCCTGTTCCAAAGCTCTGGGATACGTGGAAAAGTCTTCACTGGGACCGAACTGGGCCGGATTCACAAAGATGGATACCACTAAGTGATCGGCACATGTCAACGCTTTTTCCATCAACGCCAGATGCCCTTCATGCAAAAATCCCATGGTGGGAACAAAAGCAATGGTCTGATCTTTTTGTCGCACGGTTTCGGAAAACCGGGTCATATCACGTATGGTCGCAATTAATTCCATGGATTAGGTTACCTCGATTGATAGGCTCTGGCCAGTTTGATTAGAGAAGGGGCCCAGGACACGGATCCCAAAGCATGAATATGGGTATAGGTGCCAAAGGTATTATATTTGTGAAATCCATCTTTTTTGTCCTCAATGCCTTTGCCCCGTTCCATTAAAAACGCCATGTCCGGGTCCTGGTACTTGATGTTTAAAATTTTCGAATACCGGAATTCGTGGCCTTTGAGCACCTCCCCCACGGGGAAAAACGGATTTTTGTGCACCACTTTCACCCGGGTATACCCGTGACCCTGGGGTTTGAGTGCCAGCCCGAACCAGATGGGCAGAATTCCGGACATCGCATATTCGTGCCCATGCAGGCAAATGCTCTGTCCTAAAAATATCAGGCCCCCGCATTCCGCGTAAATGGGGAGTCCATCCCGGGCCAATGCGTTTAAATGCTCTCTGAAAGACCGGTTTTCCGCCAGCTGCGGGGCATGGGTTTCCGGAAATCCGCCCCCCATATACAATGCATCCACGTCAGGCAGCCGGTCCTGGTTCAAGGGACTGATGAACTCCAGTTTGGCGCCTGCGTTTTCCAGGGCCTCCAGATTGTCGGGATAGTAAAACTGAAATGCGGAATCTCTGATCACCCCGACCACCACTTTCGGGTCCAAAGAGCGGCTGACGGGCGCTGAAATAGCAGATCCGGGGCCGGCGGTGCGGGTCTTTTTAAACGAAGCCGCGTCACGACAGTCTTTGATCACTGCCTGGTACAGGTCATCCAGATTCACGTGCTCTATTGCCATATTTCGAACCGCATCCAGGGCCTGAATTGAAGATCCATGTTCGGCCGATGTCACCAGCCCCATATGCCGTTCCGGAAAATCCTCGGACTGAAGTTTTGGAATCGCCCCAAATACCGGGATCCCGCAGAACTGCTGGATATTGGAAGTCACTTTTTTCCGGTGCCGGGAGCCGGCCACCTGATTGAGGATCACACCGATGATCCGGATTTCGGGATCAAACTGCTGACACCCCATCACCAGTGCGGCCATGGTCCGGGTACTTTTGGTACAATCCAGCACCAGCAGTACGGGCAGGTTCAGCAGTTTTGCCAGCTCCGCTGTGGACGTGGATCCATCCGTATCAATCCCGTCATATAATCCCCGGTTGCCTTCCACCAGGGCGATGTCTGAACTTACGGCGTGTGAAAAATAAGAATCCCGGACCACCTGCGGGGTACAAAGAAATGTGTCCAGGTTGTAACAGGGGCGGCCGGCTGCCAGGGAAAGCCAGCCGGCATCGATATAATCAGGGCCTTTTTTAAAAGGCGAAACCGCTATTTGTTTACGTTTCCATGCCGCGGCAATCCCCAAACTGATGATGGTTTTGCCCGAACCACCCCTGAGCCCTGCCACCACCACGCCTGGAATAATGTCACTGCTTGCGTGCATGGGTTTTACGTCTTTACAATATGGGGTTATTAATTTTCACCTTCGGAAGAATGCTGGATACCGCCACCCTTAAGACCATACATGGTGGTGGAACCGGATGACCAGAATTCAAGAATTCCGTCTTCAACCATTTTATTCACGACTTTTTTGATCATTCTGGGCTTGTCATCCGGAAAAATTTTATAAAAGTCCTTGATATAGAATTTGGATTTGGTTTTGGCTTTTTTGCTCAGCCATTCAACCACAGCCTTTTGTGCTTCTTCCTTGTTGTCAAGAAGGTCACTCATTTTTGTCTCCTTTGATTTGGAATGGATGAGCCGGAGCCCCTGATGCAGGTGCCCCGGCTTATCCTCATATGTGACAGAATCCGTTCAAAAACTTAAATTTTCTAGAATTTGAACTGAGTGGATTGACGCCAGCTCATGTAAGCCTGCTGACGGAAATCATCGATCAGATGGTGGGTAAAATCCAGTTCACACACCTCAAAGAATTTTTCCCATCCGATTCTGTCAGCCCAGTCACCTAAACGCTCATATTTGTTGGCGCCTTTGGCATAGGCTTCCACCATTCTCTGGATGGTATCTGTCATGGAAGGCCATCTGGGCATTTCATTGGGCAGGAATGCCACAACCACCTTGGAGAATTTGGGGTCGGAAATCCGGTTGGACACTTTACCACCGGCCATCAGCACGATACCATCGCCTTCCGTATCTGCCAGAGGCATGGACGGACACATGGTGTAGCAGTTACCGCAGTACATGCATCGTTCGTTCTTGACGTCAACGGACTTGACTTCCTTGCCGTTGGCCAGTTGTACTTTGGCCGGTTTGATGGCTGCGGTGGGACAGGCTGAAACGGCCAGCGGAATTTCACACACTTTGTCCAGGT harbors:
- a CDS encoding cobyrinate a,c-diamide synthase; protein product: MHASSDIIPGVVVAGLRGGSGKTIISLGIAAAWKRKQIAVSPFKKGPDYIDAGWLSLAAGRPCYNLDTFLCTPQVVRDSYFSHAVSSDIALVEGNRGLYDGIDTDGSTSTAELAKLLNLPVLLVLDCTKSTRTMAALVMGCQQFDPEIRIIGVILNQVAGSRHRKKVTSNIQQFCGIPVFGAIPKLQSEDFPERHMGLVTSAEHGSSIQALDAVRNMAIEHVNLDDLYQAVIKDCRDAASFKKTRTAGPGSAISAPVSRSLDPKVVVGVIRDSAFQFYYPDNLEALENAGAKLEFISPLNQDRLPDVDALYMGGGFPETHAPQLAENRSFREHLNALARDGLPIYAECGGLIFLGQSICLHGHEYAMSGILPIWFGLALKPQGHGYTRVKVVHKNPFFPVGEVLKGHEFRYSKILNIKYQDPDMAFLMERGKGIEDKKDGFHKYNTFGTYTHIHALGSVSWAPSLIKLARAYQSR
- the panC gene encoding pantoate--beta-alanine ligase, with product MELIATIRDMTRFSETVRQKDQTIAFVPTMGFLHEGHLALMEKALTCADHLVVSIFVNPAQFGPSEDFSTYPRALEQDLEKCRKIGVSAVFTPTDEQMYPPGFETYVTLENLPFHLCGLSRPGFFKGVATVVTKLFNIVRPHTAVFGEKDFQQLTVIRRMVTDLNMGIDIVGVPIVREPDGLAMSSRNKYLTPAQRPHALLLSRCLETAENAVKNGERDAGKVLDLAGDILATGSDMRVDYLSLCDPETLEDVALIQKETLMAMAVWVGKTRLIDNRVLTF
- a CDS encoding dissimilatory sulfite reductase D family protein, which translates into the protein MSDLLDNKEEAQKAVVEWLSKKAKTKSKFYIKDFYKIFPDDKPRMIKKVVNKMVEDGILEFWSSGSTTMYGLKGGGIQHSSEGEN
- the tatC gene encoding twin-arginine translocase subunit TatC, which encodes MESDAKSPFTEHLGELRDRLVRSFIAVGVGFAIAYAFKEKLFQILTSPLVTAMEANGNAKMIFTGLPEAFFTYLKVSLLAGIILATPVLFYQFWMFIAPGLYRTEKKYMLPVVILSLFFFVLGSSFGYFIVFPYGFQFFLGFATDTIQAMPSMKEYLSFASKMLLAFGFVFELPLVLTFMARMGLVTVPFLKKNRKYALLLFFVGAALITPPDVITQIMMALPLMVLYEISIIGARIFGRKPIGTPDETDETDEEKQTPTDD
- a CDS encoding cytochrome c3 family protein; translated protein: MKSKTITLLLTAAIIAIFAATGIQAGTEVEDTFEISTPGYDDVNRKKGPPQFKLVTFTHKKHTEDYNISCGECHHDETGTPLSDLKMGDEVHPCYECHNIFEKDKDNRNDIMVHENAMHGNCRECHKQVNIDAGDPKGRKGPAPTSCTQCHEKA